The Pan paniscus chromosome 1, NHGRI_mPanPan1-v2.0_pri, whole genome shotgun sequence genome has a segment encoding these proteins:
- the CD34 gene encoding hematopoietic progenitor cell antigen CD34 isoform X1, whose translation MLVRRGARAGPRMPRGWTALCLLTLLPSGFMSLDNNSTATPELPTQGTFSNVSTNVSYQETATPSTLGSTSLHPVSQHGNEATTNITETTVKFTSTSVITSVYGNTNSSVQSQTSVITTVFTTPANVSTPETTLKPSLSPGNVSDLSTTSTSLATSPTKPYTSSSPIPSDIKTEIKCSGIKEVKLTQGICLEQNKTSSCAEFKKDRGEGLARVLCGEEQADADAGAQVCSLLLAQSEVRPQCLLLVLANRTEISSKLQLMKKHESDLKKLGILDFTEQDVASHQSYSQKTLIALVTSGALLAVLGITGYFLMNRRSWSPTGERLGEDPYYTENGGGQGYSSGPGTSPEAQGKASVNRGAQENGTGQATSRNGHSARQHVVADTEL comes from the exons ATGCTGGTCCGCAGGGGCGCGCGCGCAGGGCCCAGGATGCCGCGGGGCTGGACCGCGCTTTGCTTGCTGACTTTGCTGC CCTCTGGGTTCATGAGTCTTGACAACAACAGTACTGCTACCCCAGAGTTACCTACCCAGGGaacattttcaaatgtttctACAAATGTATCCTACCAAGAAACTGCAACACCTAGTACCCTTGGAAGTACCAGCCTGCACCCTGTGTCTCAACATGGCAATGAGGCCACAACAAACATCACAG AAACGACAGTCAAATTCACATCTACCTCTGTGATAACCTCAGTTTATGGAAACACAAACTCTTCTGTCCAGTCACAGACCTCTGTAATCACCACAGTGTTCACCACCCCAGCCAACGTTTCAACTCCAGAGACAACCTTGAAGCCTAGCCTGTCACCTGGAAATGTTTCAGACCTTTCAACCACTAGCACTAGCCTTGCAACATCTCCCACTAAACCCTATACATCATCTTCTCCTATCCCAAGTGACATCAAG ACAGAAATCAAATGTTCAGGCATCAAAGAAGTGAAATTGACTCAGGGCATCTGCCTGGAGCAAAATAAGACCTCCAGCTGT GCGGAGTTTAAGAAGGACAGGGGAGAGGGCCTGGCCCGAGTGCTGTGTGGGGAGGAGCAGGCTGATGCTGATGCTGGGGCCCAGGTATGCTCCCTGCTCCTTGCCCAGTCTGAGGTGAGGCCTCAGTGTCTACTGCTGGTCTTGGCCAACAGAACAG AAatttccagcaaactccaacttATGAAAAAGCACGAATCTGACCTGAAAAAG CTGGGGATCCTAGATTTCACTGAGCAAGATGTTGCAAGCCACCAGAGCTATTCCCAAAAGACCCTGATTGCGCTGGTCACCTCGGGAGCCCTGCTGGCTGTCTTGGGCATCACTGGCTATTTCCTGATGAATCGCCGCAGCTGGAGCCCCACAGGAGAAAGGCTG GGCGAAGACCCTTATTACACGGAGAACGGTGGAGGCCAGGGCTATAGCTCAGGACCTGGGACCTCCCCTGAGGCTCAGGGAAAGGCCAGTGTGAACCGAGGGGCTCAGGAAAACGGGACCGGCCAGGCCACCTCCAGAAACGGCCATTCAGCAAGACAACACGTGGTGGCTGATACCGAATTGTGA
- the CD34 gene encoding hematopoietic progenitor cell antigen CD34 isoform X2 gives MLVRRGARAGPRMPRGWTALCLLTLLPSGFMSLDNNSTATPELPTQGTFSNVSTNVSYQETATPSTLGSTSLHPVSQHGNEATTNITETTVKFTSTSVITSVYGNTNSSVQSQTSVITTVFTTPANVSTPETTLKPSLSPGNVSDLSTTSTSLATSPTKPYTSSSPIPSDIKTEIKCSGIKEVKLTQGICLEQNKTSSCAEFKKDRGEGLARVLCGEEQADADAGAQVCSLLLAQSEVRPQCLLLVLANRTEISSKLQLMKKHESDLKKLGILDFTEQDVASHQSYSQKTLIALVTSGALLAVLGITGYFLMNRRSWSPTGERLELEP, from the exons ATGCTGGTCCGCAGGGGCGCGCGCGCAGGGCCCAGGATGCCGCGGGGCTGGACCGCGCTTTGCTTGCTGACTTTGCTGC CCTCTGGGTTCATGAGTCTTGACAACAACAGTACTGCTACCCCAGAGTTACCTACCCAGGGaacattttcaaatgtttctACAAATGTATCCTACCAAGAAACTGCAACACCTAGTACCCTTGGAAGTACCAGCCTGCACCCTGTGTCTCAACATGGCAATGAGGCCACAACAAACATCACAG AAACGACAGTCAAATTCACATCTACCTCTGTGATAACCTCAGTTTATGGAAACACAAACTCTTCTGTCCAGTCACAGACCTCTGTAATCACCACAGTGTTCACCACCCCAGCCAACGTTTCAACTCCAGAGACAACCTTGAAGCCTAGCCTGTCACCTGGAAATGTTTCAGACCTTTCAACCACTAGCACTAGCCTTGCAACATCTCCCACTAAACCCTATACATCATCTTCTCCTATCCCAAGTGACATCAAG ACAGAAATCAAATGTTCAGGCATCAAAGAAGTGAAATTGACTCAGGGCATCTGCCTGGAGCAAAATAAGACCTCCAGCTGT GCGGAGTTTAAGAAGGACAGGGGAGAGGGCCTGGCCCGAGTGCTGTGTGGGGAGGAGCAGGCTGATGCTGATGCTGGGGCCCAGGTATGCTCCCTGCTCCTTGCCCAGTCTGAGGTGAGGCCTCAGTGTCTACTGCTGGTCTTGGCCAACAGAACAG AAatttccagcaaactccaacttATGAAAAAGCACGAATCTGACCTGAAAAAG CTGGGGATCCTAGATTTCACTGAGCAAGATGTTGCAAGCCACCAGAGCTATTCCCAAAAGACCCTGATTGCGCTGGTCACCTCGGGAGCCCTGCTGGCTGTCTTGGGCATCACTGGCTATTTCCTGATGAATCGCCGCAGCTGGAGCCCCACAGGAGAAAGGCTG GAGCTGGAACCCTGA